One Flavobacterium cerinum genomic window, ATGCCAATAGTAATCTTGATACTTATATTAACCATATGGTAACTACGGCGGCCTATCTGGAACAATGTAACGGCTCTAATATCTATTTTCAACATATCGGTGATTTTGGATTTAGCTTTTCTTCTAATGTATATATTAAAACAACCTTTGAATCAAATACTATTTTTACCGATGGCTTTATTCCAACATTTTGTATTAGAAATAATGAACAGGTAGGTGGTATATCGCCAGCTTATGCACAAAAATCGTTGCACGAAGGATATAACGTTAATCCCATAAAAATAAATAATATACCGCTACAAGGAACTTTTAATCTTTCAATAAATAATGCTGTAGGTGTTGAAGCCCTTAAAGCTGAAATTGAAAGAGTAACCGGAGGCCAGGTGACCATTTTTGGAACCCAATATGCAGTGCGGCTAAACAATGATCTGATTGATCCCAGACTACGAATAAAAATCGAGAATACGCCTATTCAGCTTAATACCATCACAATAGAAGGAGTTACATTTAATTTTACTTCCTGTTCACCGTCAGGACCACCACAGAATACAACACAAACTGAAACTTGCCAATTATACGGTACACTCTTAAACAACGCCAATACTTCCGTAAATAATGTTATTGTCTCGCAAAATGCTACCTGTAATCCGGATCAGGGTCCGTTAAAAGTAAAAAAAGGAGATCGGATTTATTTCCGTGTGCATTCTATCGATACCGGAAATCCAAAGGTAAACTGGAATCCTAAAATAGAATATACAGATACTACTCTGGCTAACACGATCGACCAAAACGGACAAACGCCTTATATAAGTTCTTATTCTGACGGCTTTATCCTGTCGCATGAAAATGAAACTCCTTTTACCGGAAATGGTACAGCCGAGATTTCATGGGAACCTTTTACCGTTAACAATCCTACCGATGAGGTAACTTTTGAAATCACCAAAAAGGTACTTAGCGGTTCCGAAGGCGATAACCAACAAAGTTTTTACGATCAGATTCCTGAAATTCCGGTTTATAAAAAAGTGTGTGCTCCGGGTAGCTCCACATTGGTTTCGCCGGCTATAAATGCTGTAGGAGGTGTAAATATCGCGTCGATTCCGGTAACCGGCACTACTACACTATCGTCGAATCCTACTGTAACGGTTTTCTATTTCAGAGTCAAATCATCTTCAAATGTAAACTGGAAACAGTTGGAATGGAAACCTAAAATGATACAACGGACAACCGAACAGGTTATCGGTGATTCCGGAACCAGCGAAGGAACCTTAACCGGACAACAAACGAAATATCCGATACCGGATTATTCCATCTATAAAAGCTATAAAAATTCGAAAGCCTACAATCAATATAATCTTTCGCAAGCCAATTCCGGATCAGCTACGCTAACGATTTTACCTAGTCTTTCCGGCGTATTTGCATCAGGTGATAACGGAAAGTTATTCTTTGTAGTCAAAAAAGACGGTGTTTTTAAAGGCCGAAAACAAGTAACCGTTGCAAACGGCCAGGTGACTTATGACAACACCACTCCTATTGATCTCGGAACAGCCGGTTCTTCTAAAATTGAAATCGGTTATTATATCGACAACTATAACCTGCCGGATGTAACGGCTTCCATAATGGAAAAGATAGCCGCAACCAATGCAAAACTGGCTACAATAACATCACAACAAGGTAATACCGACATTTTTAAAGAGAATGTCAACCTGTTTCAAAAACCGAATCCGAAATTTGGTCCTATGTATCGCCAGTGGGGTCAATTCTTATACAATCCGAAAGCCGTATCCAATGCGTTACCGCTTACCGGTTTACCCGGATTTTTAATCAAAGAAAGTGCACTGGTAATAAGCGAACAGCAGGCTAATGACATTCGAAATGCAGTCGATGCCATTAACAATCTGAATCTGGGTCAGGTCAATTTGGGCGGTCCGGAAGACGATACTAATGCAAATGCATTTGAAGGAATATTAGAAAACTTTGAAACGACATATGCTTCACTTTACAATACCGCTTTTTTTGCAGCCCAACCGTCCCGTTATTACGAGAACAATACTTTTGATGACCGATGGATCGGGATGCACCAGGAAAGCTATGCCGCTATGTTTGCATCACGTGCCGCTAAATTAAATCAATCGTTTGAAGGTTTTAATGATCCGGATGACGAATCGGAACAAGATGTTTTACAAACCGGTGCTTACTCAATAGCGCGTTATAGCAAAGGTACCGGTAAAAATATTGCCGGTGGCGGAAGTGTAGGCGTTGCACCTGGATTTTCAGTCGGTATCAGCGGTTCCAAATCGCCTAACGGAAGAAGCTATTCGCTGACGGATTACGTCGATATGAACGGCGACCGTTATCCGGATTTGGTAACTAAAGATAAAATTCAGTTTACAATGCGAACCGGAGGTCTCTACTCAGGTTCTGTAAAAGACGGAAACATTGCCGGTGATATCGCTAAATTCGAAAGTAACGGATGGGGTGTTTCTGCCAGTGGTACCTACTCGGAAGAAGCCCGGGAAAACAGCAACAGTAAAGGCGATTCGCAAAATAAAGGTTCCGGAAAAACCACCGGTGACCGAAAAGGAATGTCAATCGGTAAACCTACTTTTGATCTTTTCAGCGGTAGCGGTTCAGCAGGTATCAGCGGAGAATTTACAAAAGGAAAAGACAAAACCGTACGACTATGGGCGGATGTGAACGGTGACGGATTGGCCGATCTTTTGGAACAAAATGGTCCTATAATGGTTGTCAAGCTTAATTTCGGAACCAATACATATCAAACGTCCCAATATTCGGAATGGGCAACTTTTGACTTATCAAAAGGATCGTCATCTGCTTTTGGCGGCGGAGTCGGTTTTAACTGGAAAGTAGCCAGTATCGAAGCGGGAGTTTCCGTGGGTAAAACAGTAAGTCATACCGAACAGAACCTGATTGATATCAATGGTGACGGTCTTTTGGATCTGGTTATTTCTCATCCGGACAGCGGACTGAAAATCAGACTTAATCAAGGTAGTAGTTTAGGCCCGCTTACGGCATGGTCCGACTTTAAACTTCAAAATAGCGCTACAAGTGTTAAATCCTCTTTAAACGCCAGTGGTACAATTGCCTGGATATGGCCGATAATCATTCCTTTGTGCTGTACGATACCACTTAAAATTCCGGCGATAACAGCCAGTGCATCGACTTCACAATCAACCGGTAGAACTACGAAAACGATTTCTGATTTTGACGGTGACGGTTATCCGGATCTGATCGAAGAAATCAGTAGTACTAAAATTCGGGTACATTCTTCCCGTATCAGAAGAACCGATATGCTTAAATCGGTTACAAATCCGTTAGGCGGTAAATTTACAGTAGACTATAAAGTCGAAAAAACATCTTATGAAAATCCAAATGCCAAATGGGTAATGACATCGGTTAAGGTCGACGACGGTTATGATTTGGTGAATGACGGTGTTGATACGTACATTAAGGAATTTAAATATGAAAATGCCCGTTATGATCGCCGGGAACGTGAATTTTATGGTTTTGAAACCGTTAAAACATACGATCCTATTTTGCAGGAAGTTAACGGTGAAATGGTACCTGTAGGCATTTACAGAACATCGGTTGTGAAATATCACAATAAAAATTACTTCCTGAACGGACTTATAAAAGAATCCTACACCTTAAACGAAGAAAATCCGAATCAGATTTATTCGAAAACGATTAATGATTATCAGATCAGACCACTGAATTCTTCCGGCCTTATTGACATTCAGGCCGCTTCATTACCGCATACCTTTGACGTGGGCGGAAGCGAAGGTCGAAGAACAGCAAAAGTCGTACTGGCCAAAACTCAAAACTTAGTCTATGAATTACAACAGACTCCGATTATACGAGAAACTCAGTTTGGCTACGATGCATACGGTCGCGTAACCGAATACAAAGATTTAGGAAATATCGCATTGGCATCAGACAATTATATGAGCCAGATTTCCTATCACGATGACAGCGAGTTAATCGATCGGAACATATTAAGTGTTGCAAAACAAATAAAAGTAACCAATGATGCCGGAACGCAACTTCGATTACGAACAACAGCCGATATCAATTTAGCTACCGGATCCGTAGGACGAATCGAAGTAGCTGTCGATGATAATGAAACTGCTGTTACGCAAATGGAGTACGACGATTATGGTAATCTACAACGGATAACCTATCCGGAAAACAACAATGGCGAATCCATGTTCTATCGCTATTATTATGATGGTTCCAGTACTTTTAAATACGTAACAAAAATAGAAGATGCCTACGGTTATAGCTCGTCGGCTGACTATTCACCGGAATTTGACGTTCCGCTTAGTACTACAGATAGAGCCGGAAATACAATATATTATGAATACGATACTGTAGGAAGAATTAAAACTATTCTCGGCACTAAAGAGAAAGCTCAGAGCGAATTGTATACCATTGCATTTGAGTATTATCCGCTATTTGCAACTACATCGCCTTTAGGATGTGTTACACAGCAGGATTTTGTTCCTTTTGCCGTTACCAAACATTTCGATTTACAACACCGCGACAATAATATTGAAACAATTACATTTATTGACGGAATGGCACGAACGGTACAGGTCAAAAAAGATATCTATCTGAATACTGGTAATGCAGAAAATCCGGATCATACAGAAGCCATGTCCGTTTCCGGAAAAGCGCAATATGATGAATTTGGCCGTGTGGTTCGACAGTATCATCCGCACTACGAAAAGAAAGATTGCGGAGAAAATTATCTGGTTGATAACTATGAAACGCAATATTACAGTGAAGTTATATTCGATACGATAGACAGGCCAATCAAAACGACTGATCCGGATGGCAACATTTCGGAACTCGAATATACTTTAGCTACTGATGCTTTGGGTAACATAGCAATGAAAACAAAATCAATTGTCGATCAGAATTCGCAACAACAAATCGTATCCGAAATATACAAAGATGTTCAGGGTAAAGTGACCAGTACAATGAACTTCGGTCCTACTTCAGAATTATGGACCACTTTCGAATACAATGCGATCGGTGAACTATTCAATTATAAAGATGCCGACGAACTCAACACACGTTATAGTTATGATATGTTGGGCAGAAAAAAAACGGTAGAACATCCGGACAATGGTAAAACTCAGTTTTATTATGATAATGCCAGTAATCTGATCAAATTACAAACAGCTAATCTGGCTAATAATCAGAATCTACCACCGTCTCAACGCTTTATTCATTATGAATATGATTATAACAGAATTAAGGAAATCAACTTTCCGAGTATGCCGAATGGAACTAATATTGCCAATGTTATTTATGCATACGGTAATTCCGGTAACGCAACCGGAAGAGTGATCTACCAACAGGATGCTACCGGATATCAAAGTTTTTCATATGGCGATATGGGTGAACTAATCGAAAATACCCGTGTTATTGTAGGACCGAATATTCCAACCCGAAGCTTTACAACTCAATTTGAGTACGACAGTTGGAACCGTATTCAGAAATTAACTTATCCGGACGGTGAACAAGTATTCTATAGTTATGATTTGGGTGGTAATCTGACCAAAATTAAAGGAACGTTCCAAGGAAATGATTATGACTATCTGCAACGAATCGATTATGATCATTATGAGCAACGCCAATATGTTTTATATGGAAACGGAACCGATATGCAGTATAACTATACGCCTAGCCTGCGCCGACTGGAAAGTCTTATTGCAAAAACGGCCAACCAAACTGAAATGTTTAACAATGTTTACGACTTTGACAAAGTAGGTAATGTACTTGGCATTACGAATAGTGCCGGTTCCAATACAACAAACGGCATGGGTGGTACCTATTCGCACTCCTATACGTATGATAATATGAACCGACTTACCGATGCTTTCGGAAGTTTTTCAGGCGAAGGACAACAACGAGAATTAGGTAACGATGCGAGCAGCAGTTATAAACTCAACATGGCGTATAATAATACACATGGTATTGCGCGTAAGACACAAGAGCATATTAAAAACGATGATTATGTTGAGGCAAATACTTATAAAAACGTTTATTCGTATTATGAAGGTTCGCATCGGGTAAAAGAGATTGACAACAGCGCCGGATTGGTTGAAACCTTTAAATATGATCACAACGGAAATATGCGCTTTAGAATTAAAAATGAGACTCAGGATAAAGAATATATCTGGGACGAATCCAACCGATTAAGAGCGGTTTCCGATGACAACAATATGCAGCATTATATTTATGATGCAGCCGGAGAACGTATCTTAAAAGCCGAATCGGATTTAGAACAATTGTATGAAAACGGTACTTTGGTCAATCAAAGCGGTGTAAGCTTTAGCAGTTATAAAACTTACCCGAGTGCTTATATTGTGGTCGACGGAAATGGCCAGTACAGTAAACACTATTATGCCGGTAACGAGCGTATTGTAAGTCGCATTGGCGATAATGGTTCCGGTATTTTTGAGAAAAAACAGTTGACAGCTCCCGGTTTTGATGCTGAAAAAGTACGTCAGTCACAAATAAGCGATCTACAACAATTGGCAAAAATAGCCAACAAAGGAACTGTAACCTTTAAAGAGTACCAACCGGAAGGCAAAGAACGTGAAAACGGAGAGACGGAAAACAGGGAAATGCGTCGTCCGATGGGGAATATTTATTTCTTCCATCCCGATCATTTGGGTACGGCTACTTATTTATCGGATATTAACGGAAACCCATATCAGTTTTTCTTAAATTTACCTTTCGGAGAAACAATGGCCGAGCAGCACAGTCTTACGGAAGATTATGCAAATCCATATAAATTTAACGGTAAGGAATTAGACGAAGCCACCGGATTATATTATTATGGTGCCCGATATTATGATCCGAGAATAAGTATCTGGGTAAGTGTGGATCCGATGGCGGAAAAGTTCCCGAATTGGAATCCGTATAATTATACCATGCAGAATCCGATTAATCTGATTGATCCATCCGGTCTGACTCCTGAAGACGGAGGTGGTGACCCTCCTAAAAAAAATATAATGATCAATTTTTTAAGAGGTCAAGGCAATCTAGGCAATTTTGATGATGCTGATTATGAGAAAAATGGTTGGCATGTAATCGATGCAAGTGGCATAAAAGATGCAAGAGATAAGTTAAAAGCATATTTAGGGGAAAACACTGTTGATAATATTTATATCAATGCCCATGGAGGTAAAATTACATATTTTGAGAGAGATGACGATGGAAACCCGATTTTTGATGATTCTGGCAAAGGTATAAAAAGGTCAAGCTCCGGTACTACTTTTGGAAGTGATATAATATACGGATATCAACTTGCAGACTACAATAATCCTGTTAGACAAAATAATATGAATTCTAATCTAAAAGAAAATATTCAAGCTCTACTCGAAATAGGTAGTTTTATAAATAAAGGAAAGAACTTTATATTCGGTGCTTGTTATGCCGCAAAGGATGATCGATTTGGAGAAAGTCTAGTTTCTCAATTATCTGGTATAAATCTTTTTGTAAGTAAAGATTATGTTGCTACATATTCTAACAAGTATGTCGCAAAATCTCTTTTTTCATTTTTAATAAATAATGATCAAATTAGAGAGGAAGATATGGATGAAGGAGTTAGACTATATAGATCAGGCAGTCCAACTAAAGCCTTTAGCAATTATAGAGTAACTAAGGATGGTGTAATTACCAAAGATTAAAAATTCCCTGTATACAGCATCATAATCCGTATAAACATTAAAAAATCCTGACCATTCCGGTCAGGATTTTTTAATATCAAACCAACAAATTCATCAGTAACGGTTTATCATTAAGATAGTTAACATAAAAATCATGTTGCTTCATTTTTGATAATAACGGATCAAAATCCTGATATTCTTTTACCTCTATTCCTACAATTGCCATTCCCTTTTCTTTGGAATTTTTCTTGGTGTATTCAAAATACGTAATATCATCATCCGGACCTAAAACATTCATCACAAAATTGCGAAGTGCACCCGGACGTTGCGGGAAATTCACCAGAAAATAGTGTTTTAACTGCTTGTATAATAATGCCTTTTCTTTAATTTCCTCCATTCGGGTTATATCATTATTACTGCCACTGACAATACATACAATATTTTTTCCCTTCAGCTTTTCTTTATCATAACATTTAAGTGCAGCTACTGCTAAAGCACCGGCCGGTTCCACCACAATCGCATCTTTATTATACAGTGCTAATATCTCTTCGCAAACGCTTCCTTCGGGAACTGTTATGACATCATGAAGGGTATTCCGACAAATATCGAATGTATAGTCGCCAACCTGTTGTACCGCCGCTCCGTCAATAAAACGACTGATCTTCTCCAGATAAACCGGTTTTCCTTTTTCAATCGCTTTTAACATACTCGCTGCTCCTTCCGGTTCGACACCGATAATCTTGGTATCCGGTGATTTCATTTTGAAAATTGCACTGATACCCGCAGCTAATCCGCCGCCGCCAATCGGAACGAAAAGATAATCAACCGGTTTTTCAGCTTGTTCGAGTATTTCCAATGCTACGGTCGCCTGCCCTTCTATTATAGCCGGATCATCAAAAGGATGAATAAAAACGGCGTTGTGTTCCTTACAAAATGCAAGGGCTGCCTCTTTGGCTTCATCGAAAGTATCACCGTGTAAAACCACCTCAACATAATCATCTCCGAACATTTTTACCTGTTCCAGTTTTTGTCCGGGTGTTGGTAACGGCATAAAAACGGTGCCTTTTATTTTCATTTTTTTACAGGCTAAAGCAACTCCCTGCGCATGATTTCCGGCACTGGCACAAACCACACCTTTTATACAATCTTCCTGCGAAAGCGAAGCCATTTTATTATATGCCCCTCTTATTTTATAGGAACGTACCGGTTGCAAATCTTCCCGTTTTAAACTGATATGCGCCTGAAAATCTTCAGACAACTTCAGATGCTGTTGCAAAGGCGATCGAAAGACTTCTTTTTTTAATCTTTCAGCGGCCTTACAAACAGCTTCATACTTTGGAAAATATATTTTTGTATTCATAATCAACTGTTTTCAGGTCTCAGACTACGAACCGTTTTTCCGGCCTGCCACATTTCACTTTCTCGTAACTCGGTTAATTCGGCTTCTAACTTCGAACGATAATCGGCTTTACTATTGCTCTCAATTGCTTTTTGAGCTTCTTTTCCCGTTGCGACACTCTTATATAAATCTTCAAAAAGCGGTTTTGTCGCATCGCGAAACGGTTTCCACCAGTCTAATGCGCCTCTTTGTGCCGTCGTACTACAATTGGCATACATCCAGTCCATCCCGTTTTCGGACACCAAAGGCATCAAAGATTGTGTCAATTCTTCTACCGTTTCGTTAAAAGCTTCCGACGGGCTATGGCCGTTATTACGCAATACCTCATATTGTGCCGCAAAAATGCCTTGTATGGCGCCCATTAATGTTCCGCGTTCGCCTACCAAATCACTGTAAACTTCTCTTTTAAAATCCGTTTCAAAAAGATAGCCGCTACCGATTGCGATTCCTAAAGCCACTACCCTTTCCCATGCTTTTCCGGTTGCATCCTGATACAAAGCAAAACTGCTGTTTAGTCCTCTGTCTTCCAGAAACATTCTCCTCAGTGAAGTACCGGATCCTTTTGGCGCTACCAGAAATACGTCGACATCTTCCGGCGGTTGGATTCCTGTTTCTTCATTAAATGTTATTCCGAATCCGTGCGAAAAATACAAAGCCTTTCCGGGTGTTAGCTGTGCTTTAACTCTAGGCCAATATTCAATTTGAGCAGCATCACTCAGCAAATAACAAATAATAGTTCCTTTAGCCAAAGCTTCATCGATCTCAAAAAGGGTCTCACCCGGTACAAAACCATCCTTAACTGCTTTATCCCATGATTTGGAATCTTTTCGTTGTCCTACAATAACCGACACACCATTATCCCGTAAATTAAGTGCTTGTCCGGGACCTTGAATACCATATCCGATAACCGCCACTGTTTCATCTTTTAAAACTTCCTGTGCTTTTACTAACGGAAATTCTTCCCGCGTTACTACATTTTCTGCTACTCCTCCAAAATACAATGTTGCCATTTGTTTCTTTTTTTATATTATTAATTTTTCCTTTTTATTCTTCTTTTCTCCAATACAATCCGTCTTCGGATTTTGCCATCGAAGTATTCCTTGAAAATGCTTCTAATCCTATGTCTTTCAAGCTGTCTTTTAATTCATTTATTGCTTCGCATTTCCCGATAACTTCAAATACGATAGCATTATCATCTTTCGCTACTATACTGAAATTATAGGAGCTTAATAGTCGTTCAACTTTCGGATTTGAAGTAATATTTTTTATCAGGATTTTATACATTCCGGTTTCCTTCCCGATCAATTCGTTATCGGTATGATAATACACTTTTAAAACCTCTACTTGTTTTTCCAGCAGATAAGTCAGTTTTCTGATGTTTTCTTCCGTTTCCGTTACCACTATCCTAAACTGCTGAATATTGGCAACCTGAACCGGTCCGGCACAAATTGTTGTGATATTAATCCTCTTTTTAAAAAACAGTAAGGCAATCCGATTGATTAAACCGGTATCATTTTCTGTATAAATGGTTATTGTAAATTGCTGTTTTTCATCTATCGCTCTCATTTTTCTAAATTTGATCCTTGTTAAATACTATATCCGATACACTTTTACCCTGAGGCACCATCGGGAATACATTGTCTTCTTTACCCACAACTATTTCCAGAAGATAACTTCCTTTGTGCTCCATCATATGCTGTAAGGCCTGATGTAAATCCTCACGTCGCTCAACCCGTTGTCCCGGGATACTATATCCTGCTGCAATCTTTACAAAATCAGGATTGTGCATGGCAACAAACGAATAGCGGTTATCGTGAAAGAGTTCCTGCCATTGCCGAACCATTCCTAAAAAGCTGTTATTAAGTATGATCAATTTCACATTGATTTTAAACTGCATAATGGTTCCCAATTCCTGAATGTTCATCTGGACGCCGCCATCTCCCATTACAGCAATCACAGAACGATTTGTATAAGCTGTAGCAGCTCCGATAGCCGCCGGAATCGCAAAACCCATTGTTCCAAGTCCGCCGCTGGTTATATTACTTCTGGAGTTTTTATAATGCGCATATCGACAGGTAATCATTTGATGTTGTCCTACATCAGAGACAATAATCGCCTCACCTTCTGTTAATTCATTAATATTGCGAATCACTTCTCCCATCGTTATTCTATTTCCGGCCGGATAGATCTCATTCTGAATTACTTCTTTGTATTCTGTTTCCTGACAATCTTTAAAGTAATTATACCACTTTTGATGTGTTTTTGATAACACCAACCTGGTTAACTGCGGTAACGTTTCTTTACAATCCCCCAGAATAGGAATGTCGGCTTTTACATTTTTATCAATTTCAGCCCGGTCAATATCCAGGTGAATTATTTTTGCTTTTGTAGCATATTCATCCAAACGCCCAGTTACCCGATCGTCAAAACGCATCCCGATAGCAATTAATACATCGCATTCATTGGTTAATAAATTCGGTCCGTAATTCCCATGCATTCCAACCATTCCTACGGCTAGCGGATGATCGGTCGGAATTGCACTCATTCCTAAAATTGTCCAGGCTGTCGGAATGCCGGTTTTTTCAATAAACTGTAATAATTCTGTTTCCGCTTTACCTAACAAAACACCCTGACCGATTATTACAAAAGGACGTTTGGCTTCATTAATCAACATTGCTGCTTTTATAAGCTGCGTTTTATCCGGAACCGGAACGGGTTTATAATTCGGTAATCCGATACACGGTTTATATCCCGGATAAGGCAGTCGCTGTAACTGGGCATTTTTGGTAATATCAATAACAACCGGCCCCGGTCGGCCGGAACGTGCTATATAAAAAGCTTTTGCCAGTATTTCCGGAATTTGGTTCGCATCGGTAATCTGATAATTCCATTTTGTAACCGGTGTTGTTATTCCCATTACATCAATTTCCTGAAAAGCATCGGATCCTAAAAGATGGGCATATACCTGTCCGGTAATACATACTACGGGAGTACTGTCCAACAAAGCATCTGCAAGTCCTGTAACCAGATTTGTTGCTCCGGGTCCGCTTGTTGCGATTACAACACCGACATTTCCGGATGCTCTCGCATATCCCTGAGCTGCGTGAATTGCACCTTGCTCATGTCGAACCAGAATATGCTCCAGTTTTTCCTGATAATCATATAAAGCATCATATACCGGCATTATAGCTCCGCCCGGATAACCGAAAATGGTACGGATTCCTTCATTCAGAAAAATTTCGAGTAATAGCTGACTCCCCGTCATTATCTTTTCCGTTACTATTGTTTCTTCATACTTTTTTTTCAATTCCTTCATAATCGTCCTGCTTTTATGCATCGGTAACACAACCCTCCGAAGCGGGTGATACTGTTAATGCGTATTTATACAATAATCCCTTTGTGACTTTTAATTTCGGTGCTTCCCATTGTTGCTTCCGGATTTCGATTTCCTTATCCGATACTTGTAATACGAGCGTATTTTTAACCGCGTCAATTTCAATAATGTCTCCATCGTTAACAAAAGCGATAAGACCGCCATCATACGCTTCCGGTGAAATATGTCCCACCACAAAACCATGTGTACCGCCGCTAAATCGGCCATCCGTTATC contains:
- the ilvA gene encoding threonine ammonia-lyase IlvA, which encodes MNTKIYFPKYEAVCKAAERLKKEVFRSPLQQHLKLSEDFQAHISLKREDLQPVRSYKIRGAYNKMASLSQEDCIKGVVCASAGNHAQGVALACKKMKIKGTVFMPLPTPGQKLEQVKMFGDDYVEVVLHGDTFDEAKEAALAFCKEHNAVFIHPFDDPAIIEGQATVALEILEQAEKPVDYLFVPIGGGGLAAGISAIFKMKSPDTKIIGVEPEGAASMLKAIEKGKPVYLEKISRFIDGAAVQQVGDYTFDICRNTLHDVITVPEGSVCEEILALYNKDAIVVEPAGALAVAALKCYDKEKLKGKNIVCIVSGSNNDITRMEEIKEKALLYKQLKHYFLVNFPQRPGALRNFVMNVLGPDDDITYFEYTKKNSKEKGMAIVGIEVKEYQDFDPLLSKMKQHDFYVNYLNDKPLLMNLLV
- the ilvC gene encoding ketol-acid reductoisomerase codes for the protein MATLYFGGVAENVVTREEFPLVKAQEVLKDETVAVIGYGIQGPGQALNLRDNGVSVIVGQRKDSKSWDKAVKDGFVPGETLFEIDEALAKGTIICYLLSDAAQIEYWPRVKAQLTPGKALYFSHGFGITFNEETGIQPPEDVDVFLVAPKGSGTSLRRMFLEDRGLNSSFALYQDATGKAWERVVALGIAIGSGYLFETDFKREVYSDLVGERGTLMGAIQGIFAAQYEVLRNNGHSPSEAFNETVEELTQSLMPLVSENGMDWMYANCSTTAQRGALDWWKPFRDATKPLFEDLYKSVATGKEAQKAIESNSKADYRSKLEAELTELRESEMWQAGKTVRSLRPENS
- the ilvN gene encoding acetolactate synthase small subunit, with the protein product MRAIDEKQQFTITIYTENDTGLINRIALLFFKKRINITTICAGPVQVANIQQFRIVVTETEENIRKLTYLLEKQVEVLKVYYHTDNELIGKETGMYKILIKNITSNPKVERLLSSYNFSIVAKDDNAIVFEVIGKCEAINELKDSLKDIGLEAFSRNTSMAKSEDGLYWRKEE
- the ilvB gene encoding biosynthetic-type acetolactate synthase large subunit, giving the protein MKELKKKYEETIVTEKIMTGSQLLLEIFLNEGIRTIFGYPGGAIMPVYDALYDYQEKLEHILVRHEQGAIHAAQGYARASGNVGVVIATSGPGATNLVTGLADALLDSTPVVCITGQVYAHLLGSDAFQEIDVMGITTPVTKWNYQITDANQIPEILAKAFYIARSGRPGPVVIDITKNAQLQRLPYPGYKPCIGLPNYKPVPVPDKTQLIKAAMLINEAKRPFVIIGQGVLLGKAETELLQFIEKTGIPTAWTILGMSAIPTDHPLAVGMVGMHGNYGPNLLTNECDVLIAIGMRFDDRVTGRLDEYATKAKIIHLDIDRAEIDKNVKADIPILGDCKETLPQLTRLVLSKTHQKWYNYFKDCQETEYKEVIQNEIYPAGNRITMGEVIRNINELTEGEAIIVSDVGQHQMITCRYAHYKNSRSNITSGGLGTMGFAIPAAIGAATAYTNRSVIAVMGDGGVQMNIQELGTIMQFKINVKLIILNNSFLGMVRQWQELFHDNRYSFVAMHNPDFVKIAAGYSIPGQRVERREDLHQALQHMMEHKGSYLLEIVVGKEDNVFPMVPQGKSVSDIVFNKDQI